In Wenyingzhuangia fucanilytica, the following are encoded in one genomic region:
- a CDS encoding MarR family winged helix-turn-helix transcriptional regulator — protein MEFSKEINAVFDSEHIKALLNLKYTANFLNALGNKELEEYQISTAQYNILRILRGAKKAITMKLVKERMIEKSPNTTRLTDKLCEKGLIKRVRCDKDRRAVYVSITDNGLQLLEQITFELTPKQMRNLTMDEALQLNKILDKIRT, from the coding sequence ATGGAATTTTCTAAAGAAATAAACGCTGTTTTTGATTCAGAGCACATAAAAGCATTACTTAATTTAAAATACACGGCTAATTTTTTAAATGCTTTAGGAAATAAAGAGTTAGAAGAATATCAAATTTCTACAGCACAATACAATATTCTAAGAATATTAAGAGGAGCTAAAAAGGCGATTACCATGAAGTTGGTAAAAGAAAGAATGATAGAAAAATCGCCAAACACTACTCGATTAACTGATAAGTTATGTGAAAAAGGATTGATAAAAAGAGTAAGGTGTGATAAAGATAGGCGAGCCGTATATGTGTCTATTACAGATAACGGATTGCAGTTGTTAGAACAAATAACTTTTGAGTTGACTCCAAAACAGATGAGGAATTTAACAATGGATGAGGCTTTACAATTGAATAAAATTCTAGATAAAATTAGAACCTAA
- a CDS encoding NADPH-dependent FMN reductase yields the protein MKKVIVFGASNSKYSINQQLAIYAGSQLKGVSVKDLELDRFEMPIYSIDKEQENGVPDLAEVFNNVMGLADGFIVSFAEHNGAYSTAFKNIFDWVSRVNPKMWYDKPVLFLATSPGARGGQTVLEIAKGRMPYHGANIVGSFSFPSFGENFKDGKIVDTKLNDELASLIQKFEKEL from the coding sequence ATGAAAAAAGTAATCGTATTTGGAGCTAGTAATAGCAAATATTCTATTAACCAACAATTAGCTATTTATGCCGGAAGTCAGTTAAAAGGAGTTTCGGTTAAAGATTTAGAGCTAGATAGATTTGAGATGCCAATATATAGTATTGATAAAGAGCAAGAAAATGGTGTTCCAGATTTGGCAGAAGTATTTAACAATGTTATGGGATTAGCAGATGGATTTATAGTTTCTTTTGCAGAGCACAATGGAGCTTACTCAACAGCATTTAAAAATATATTTGATTGGGTTTCTAGAGTCAACCCTAAAATGTGGTACGATAAACCAGTACTTTTCTTAGCAACATCGCCAGGAGCTAGAGGGGGGCAAACAGTTTTAGAGATTGCTAAAGGTAGAATGCCTTACCATGGAGCTAATATAGTGGGTAGTTTTTCTTTTCCGTCTTTTGGAGAAAACTTTAAAGATGGAAAAATAGTAGATACCAAATTGAATGATGAATTAGCATCGTTAATTCAAAAGTTTGAAAAAGAATTATAA
- a CDS encoding DoxX family protein, with product MKTIKISYWVVTVLLSIMYLMAGAMYFFNHEQVSQEFINLGFPLYIIYPLGVLKIAGVIVLLTQKQSSLKDWVYSAMFFNALLAGSAHVVVNDGEQMGAIIALILILSSFFLGKKLYSTKK from the coding sequence ATGAAAACAATTAAAATTTCTTATTGGGTAGTAACAGTCTTATTAAGTATCATGTATTTAATGGCAGGGGCTATGTATTTTTTTAATCATGAACAAGTATCGCAGGAGTTTATCAACTTAGGATTTCCATTGTATATTATTTACCCTTTAGGTGTTTTAAAAATAGCAGGGGTTATTGTGTTGTTAACTCAAAAGCAATCTAGTCTTAAAGATTGGGTTTATTCTGCCATGTTTTTTAATGCTTTATTAGCTGGTTCTGCACATGTTGTAGTTAATGATGGAGAGCAAATGGGAGCGATTATTGCATTGATATTAATCTTAAGTTCTTTTTTCCTTGGGAAAAAATTATATTCAACTAAAAAATAA